In Macaca mulatta isolate MMU2019108-1 chromosome 16, T2T-MMU8v2.0, whole genome shotgun sequence, the sequence AGAATGATGTGAGGATATGTATGCagagaaggaaataagaaatgCTTTTATTCGACAGCAAAGGGTAAGGTATTGGGAGTCCAGATAGGAGTACATGTGCTCTGTAAGACACAAAATGTTGgggtttttcctttcttcatttgaGAATGTCATTGAAAATTCTTGAGCTGGATAAAAACAAAGATTACAGTGCTGTTTAAGAAGTTAATTCTcaaggccgagcgcagtggctcacgcctgtaatcccagtactttgggaggctgaggcgcgtggattccttgaggtcaggggttcgagaccagccaggccaacatgtgaaaccccgtctctacaaaaatacaaaaataagcagggcacgatggtgcgtgcctgcactgccagctacttgggaggctgaggtgggagaattgcttgaacccgaagtggaggctgcagtgagctgagatcgtttcactgcactccagcctgggagacagagtgggactctgtctcaaaaaaaaaaaaaaaaaaagttaattgccAACTAATATGGATAATAGGTGTTGGCACAAagatatttaaagtttattttcaagCTTCAATTCCAcctgggaagggaggaagaagcgTACTTAGCACCTGGCTGCGTGCCCCCAACTTCACTCCAAACACAGCTCTGTTGTCATATTTTTCCTATTAGCCTTTAGCATAGagtttttaacaaaacaaaaccttttgtTTAAACAAAAGGTTTAGTgatcttaaaaaatctttaagcCACTGATTTAGAGTGGTATTTCATTGTCAACATTACTACACCTACTAAATTCAATAATGGTAAAATCCCAACTATTActattttcaagaaaaagaaattttctctGTGCTGAAGATCTGCCCAGGGCAGGGCTCCCCTCATGTCTCTGTCCTCAGGCTGCAGATGAAGGGGTTCCGCATGGGGTCACCACAGTGAACATCACAGCCATGACAGCGCCCTTCACAGCGCTATGATTCGTCGATGGGCACAAGTAGAGACCAATCATTGTCCCATAGAAGAGAGACACCACAGACAGGAGGGAGCCACAGCTGGAGAAAGCCTTCTGGATGCCCCCAGCAGAAGGGGCCCTGAGGATGGTGGAGACGATTCTTGCACAGGACATGATGAGGAGTAGGAATGGGATGACAAGGATGAGGCCCCCCCTGAAAAAAATCACCAACCCATTGACTTGCATGTTGGAGCTGGCCAGCTTCAACAAGGGAGATGTATCACAGAAAAAGTGAGGAATCACCTTGTCAGCACAGAAGGACAGCCTGGTCATGAGCAAGGTGCAATGTGTGGCATGGGCAGTGGTCAGCAGCCAGGAGGGTGCCAGCAGAGCAAGGCAACACTTGGGGCTCACGACAGTGGTGTCGTGCAGAGGAAAGCAAATAGCCACAGAGCAGTGATAAGCCATGGCCACAAGGAGGAAGCTTTCCAGATCTGAAAAATACAAGAAGAAGTACATTTGGGCCAGGCAGTCCGCATAGGGGATGGATGGGTCGTGGTTCTGCATGTTCTGCAGCAATCTGGGCACTGTGACCGAGGAAAAGCAGAGGTCAGAGAAGGACAAGTTGCTGAGAAACAAATACATAGGCGTGTGGAGCTGGG encodes:
- the LOC100429965 gene encoding LOW QUALITY PROTEIN: olfactory receptor 1E3 (The sequence of the model RefSeq protein was modified relative to this genomic sequence to represent the inferred CDS: inserted 3 bases in 3 codons; substituted 1 base at 1 genomic stop codon) is translated as MTKKNQTMISEFLLLGLPIQPEQQNLFYALVXVMYLTXLLGNLLIIALVQLDSQLHTPMYLFLSNLSFSDLCFSSVTVPRLLQNMQNHDPSIPYADCLAQMYFFLYFSDLESFLLVAMAYHCSVAICFPLHDTTVVSPKCCLALLAPSWLLTTAHATHCTLLMTRLSFCADKVIPHFFCDTSPLLKLASSNMQVNGLVIFFRGGLILVIPFLLLIMSCARIVSTILRAPSAGGIQKAFSSCGSLLSVVSLFYGTMIGLYLCPSTNHSAVKGAVMAVMFTVVTXMRNPFICSLRXRDMRGALPWADLQHRENFFFLKIVIVGILPLLNLVGVVMLTMKYHSKSVA